From a single Polyangiaceae bacterium genomic region:
- a CDS encoding Spy/CpxP family protein refolding chaperone, whose amino-acid sequence MKSILRKTTGTFGMLAALALATGCAQSGPTDQVPSEPAQKSESLNAQPNAKGDAVKKPRADRRGFGRHRGGPEMFFRAALDKLELSADQKTTIDGLLADLKKVERPADDGARKELDKSLAAAVRSGSINAASFETQYAELAKKATEHKSSFQTALNKLHETLTAEQRKALVAELQQRPGRRAAPPPDVADDDPNAPLGDDLGLSDDVPQGPMARGPQRGMRGMRGGPGMGMMRGGPGGMGMMRGLDLTEQQRTQLKDSFQKAERPDFQKKGEEMRARHQKMLEAFASDDFDAAKLMDGNDVEKQVREHAKQRVEHLATLTAILTPEQREKLATQIEQGPRFMKKR is encoded by the coding sequence ATGAAATCGATTCTGCGCAAGACCACCGGGACCTTCGGCATGCTCGCGGCCCTCGCGCTGGCCACCGGCTGCGCCCAGAGCGGCCCCACCGATCAGGTGCCCAGCGAACCGGCTCAGAAGTCAGAGTCCCTGAACGCTCAGCCCAACGCCAAGGGTGATGCCGTCAAGAAGCCGCGGGCCGACCGCAGGGGCTTCGGTCGCCACCGTGGCGGACCAGAAATGTTCTTCCGCGCCGCCCTCGACAAGCTCGAGCTGAGCGCAGATCAGAAGACCACCATCGACGGCCTGCTCGCGGACCTGAAGAAGGTGGAACGCCCCGCCGACGACGGCGCTCGCAAGGAGCTCGACAAGTCCCTCGCCGCCGCCGTTCGCTCCGGCAGCATCAATGCCGCGAGCTTCGAGACACAGTACGCCGAGCTCGCCAAGAAGGCGACGGAGCACAAGAGCTCCTTCCAGACGGCGCTGAACAAGCTGCACGAGACCCTGACCGCCGAGCAGCGCAAAGCGTTGGTCGCCGAGCTGCAACAGCGACCGGGCCGGCGCGCCGCACCGCCACCGGATGTCGCGGACGACGATCCCAACGCGCCCCTCGGCGACGATCTGGGCCTGAGCGACGACGTGCCGCAGGGCCCGATGGCCCGCGGACCTCAGCGCGGCATGCGCGGCATGCGTGGAGGACCCGGCATGGGCATGATGCGTGGCGGCCCCGGTGGCATGGGCATGATGCGCGGTCTGGACCTGACCGAGCAGCAGCGCACCCAGCTGAAGGATTCCTTCCAGAAGGCCGAACGGCCGGACTTCCAGAAGAAGGGTGAAGAGATGCGGGCGCGGCACCAGAAGATGCTCGAAGCCTTCGCCTCCGACGACTTCGACGCTGCCAAGCTGATGGACGGAAACGACGTCGAGAAGCAGGTGCGCGAGCACGCCAAGCAGCGCGTGGAGCACCTGGCCACGCTGACGGCCATCCTGACGCCGGAGCAGCGCGAGAAGCTGGC
- a CDS encoding efflux RND transporter periplasmic adaptor subunit, giving the protein MKPMSTTSPTGATGTAAELRKNVMVGGKRRLGRWLWRGVALLVVAGIVVGVIAWRKNGAATATRYDTKPVTQGDLKATVSATGTLSGRDTVEIGAQVTGTIKKIYVDFNDHVTKGQTLLEIEPDQLQASRNQARAKLTSAQASYRSAKATASEAEATAKRKEELAKQGLVSDADLLAAKATAARAKASIQSSSAEIAVAKASLESAQTSLNKTVIKSPIDGIVLSRSVEEGQTVTASLQTPVLFMIARDLKQMELSVGIDEADVGRVKEGQPASFTVDAFPGREFPAKLRSLRNVPTTTDNVVTYEAVLDVSNDDETLRPGMTATVTIVTEHRENVILVPNAALRFTPPSGSSFGPRNPLQMFGGRRGGSRPSSSGAPAGSAGPPKLAKDQPRVYILASRGEGQPARPRPVAVKLGVTDGQNTEVLEGVKPGTQVIIDMLSGEE; this is encoded by the coding sequence ATGAAGCCGATGTCGACGACGTCGCCCACCGGGGCCACTGGGACTGCAGCGGAGCTACGGAAGAACGTGATGGTCGGAGGCAAGCGCCGCTTGGGGCGCTGGCTCTGGCGGGGCGTGGCCCTGTTGGTGGTGGCGGGCATCGTCGTTGGCGTGATCGCGTGGCGGAAGAACGGCGCCGCGACGGCAACCCGTTACGACACCAAGCCGGTCACTCAGGGCGATTTGAAGGCGACGGTGAGCGCGACGGGCACCTTGTCGGGACGGGACACGGTGGAGATCGGCGCCCAGGTCACCGGCACCATCAAGAAGATCTACGTCGACTTCAACGATCACGTGACCAAGGGCCAGACCCTGCTCGAGATCGAGCCGGACCAGCTGCAAGCCAGCCGCAATCAGGCCCGCGCCAAGCTCACCTCCGCTCAGGCTTCCTACAGGAGCGCAAAGGCCACGGCGAGCGAGGCCGAGGCTACCGCCAAGCGCAAGGAAGAGCTCGCGAAGCAGGGGTTGGTGTCCGATGCAGATCTGCTCGCTGCGAAAGCGACGGCGGCGCGCGCCAAGGCGTCCATTCAGTCGTCGTCGGCGGAGATTGCCGTCGCCAAGGCGAGCCTCGAGTCCGCGCAGACGTCGCTGAACAAGACCGTCATCAAATCGCCCATCGACGGCATCGTGCTGTCTCGCAGCGTGGAAGAAGGGCAGACGGTCACCGCTTCCTTGCAGACCCCGGTGCTGTTCATGATCGCGCGTGATCTGAAGCAGATGGAGCTCTCCGTGGGCATCGACGAAGCCGACGTGGGCCGGGTGAAAGAGGGGCAGCCTGCGAGCTTCACGGTGGACGCCTTCCCGGGGCGCGAGTTTCCCGCCAAGCTCCGCTCGCTGCGCAACGTACCCACCACCACGGACAACGTCGTGACCTACGAGGCCGTGCTGGACGTGAGCAACGACGACGAGACGCTCCGCCCCGGCATGACGGCGACGGTGACCATCGTGACGGAGCATCGCGAGAACGTGATCCTGGTGCCCAACGCCGCGCTGCGCTTCACGCCGCCTTCCGGCAGCAGCTTCGGCCCGCGCAACCCGCTGCAGATGTTCGGCGGGCGCCGCGGAGGATCACGGCCGTCGAGCTCGGGAGCGCCGGCCGGATCCGCCGGGCCGCCGAAGCTCGCCAAGGACCAGCCCCGCGTCTACATCCTCGCGTCCCGCGGCGAAGGGCAGCCAGCGCGGCCGCGACCCGTTGCCGTGAAGCTGGGCGTAACGGATGGTCAGAACACCGAGGTGCTCGAAGGCGTGAAGCCGGGCACGCAGGTGATCATCGACATGCTTTCGGGAGAGGAGTGA